Proteins from a single region of Xiphias gladius isolate SHS-SW01 ecotype Sanya breed wild chromosome 2, ASM1685928v1, whole genome shotgun sequence:
- the ifrd1 gene encoding interferon-related developmental regulator 1, producing the protein MPRTKKKNNRGGQHGNVQPFSDEDASIETLSHCSSFSDMTSVADEGGEASEDTAQEDFQYKLKGFIDSTVDKSAKTRQGALDGLKTAMATRILYEFISERRMTITDSIERCLKKGKGEEQRAAASLACLLCIQLGSGIESEEVLKTLKPIFKNILADGSANIQARQAVATSLGLCTLVAEDDILDVHATMECFENLFTRSYARLDGTCPSINPQTSQLYTNALLSWALLLTICTANQLKDILRRYLPKLPRLLESEDVNMRIAAGETIALLFELARDTDSDFEFDGWDELCDKLNALATDCNKHRAKTDKRKQRSVFRDVLKAVEEGDFQSETIRFGTERMTIDSWVRKRTYDAFREFVGSGMNYHLQANEFIRDVFELGPPILVDSATMKAMKISRFERHLHNSAAFKARTKARSKFRDKRVDVGEF; encoded by the exons ATGCCAAGGACCAAGAAGAAGAATAACAGGG GGGGGCAGCATGGAAATGTGCAGCCTTTCAGTGATGAGGATGCCTCCATTGAGACCCTCAGTCATTGCAGCAGCTTCAGTGACATGACCAGTGTAGCAGATGAAG GTGGCGAGGCCAGTGAGGACACAGCCCAGGAGGATTTCCAGTACAAGTTGAAGGGATTCATAGACAGCACAGTGGACAAGag TGCCAAGACCAGACAGGGGGCACTGGATGGGCTTAAGACAGCAATGGCCACACGGATCTTGTATGAGTTCATCTCAGAGAGAAGGATGACCATCACAGACAGCATTGAACGCTGCCTCAAGAAAG GCAAAGGTGAGGAGCAGCGAGCAGCAGCTTCTTTAGCCTGCCTGCTGTGTATCCAGCTGGGCTCAGGCATCGAGAGTGAGGAGGTTCTCAAAACCCTGAAACCCATCTTCAAAAATATCCTGGCAGATGGATCAGCCAACATACAAGCCAGGCAGGCT GTGGCGACAAGTCTGGGCCTCTGTACTTTAGTTGCAGAAGACGACATTTTg GACGTGCATGCCACCATGGAGTGCTTTGAAAACCTGTTCACGCGGTCCTACGCAAGGTTAGATGGTACCTGTCCTTCGATTAATCCCCAGACAAGCCAGCTCTACACCAACGCCCTGCTGTCTTGGGCACTGCTGCTCACCATCTGCACTGCCAACCAGCTCAAAGACATCCTGCGCAG ATACCTGCCCAAACTGCCGAGGTTGCTGGAGAGTGAGGATGTCAACATGAGAATTGCTGCAGGGGAGACCATCGCCCTGCTGTTTGAGCTGGCCAGAGACACAGACTCT GACTTTGAATTTGATGGCTGGGATGAACTATGTGATAAACTGAACGCGTTGGCCACAGACTGCAACAAGCACAGAGCCAAAACGGACAAGAGGAAGCAGCGGTCTGTGTTCAGGGATGTGCTCAAGGCTGTTGAG GAGGGTGACTTTCAGTCTGAGACCATTCGCTTTGGGACAGAGCGCATGACCATTGACAGCTGGGTCAGGAAGAGGACATATGATGCTTTCAGAGAGTTTGTGGGATCTGGGATGAACTACCACCTacag GCAAATGAATTCATCAGAGACGTTTTTGAACTGGGACCACCTATACTGGTTGATTCAGCCACAATGAAGGCCATGAAAATATCACGCTTTGAAAGG CATCTCCACAACTCTGCTGCATTCAAGGCTCGGACCAAGGCAAGAAGCAAGTTCAGGGACAAGAGGGTGGATGTGggagaattttaa